A window of Hevea brasiliensis isolate MT/VB/25A 57/8 chromosome 14, ASM3005281v1, whole genome shotgun sequence contains these coding sequences:
- the LOC110673478 gene encoding disease resistance protein RPM1: protein MPLFSFNRNSDGGLIGERYFGEMPTGKALSDAPIPTIIQQDEGQTSSLAAAKSIYENLPHHLKSCFDYIYILSHHFGLEKGGVVRLLLAQGLIPEKPGEIMEDTAANIIQELIGLGILQEEYCSYSRIIVSISEFHKKSCLIEVEEHDFVAKIANLPIHASIGNDGKDLPPNFNALPIRSLFARALTSASWPLYEFIDFSQVYLQIVCALQFMLVLDLWGDIDYLPDEVGDLVHLTYLGLRSTHIKKLPHTIGNLQKLQTLEVELTNLHQLPIEILNITQLRHLLLNNYPSYAGTRVPRGIGTLVNLHTCAGVHVDAGFASELSTLTHLRNLDVRNACEDHASELFAAIFKLEKLVSLSLSSENPYLGTPLPELESFSPPPHLQELSLCGGLFEIPNWLASIENLTSLELSNSNLLENPSSILQFLPKLKRLVLYEAYKAKIIGKEFCEAGGYPELETLSITSRDLVEWTEIVNGAFQSLRRLKFEFCRNLRFLPEGLQHISTIQELCLWQSHGDLIRRLRGEENYKIKHISKLDIT, encoded by the coding sequence ATGCCTCTCTTCTCCTTCAATCGTAATTCCGATGGTGGTCTAATTGGTGAGCGGTATTTTGGGGAGATGCCCACAGGAAAAGCTTTATCAGACGCACCAATTCCAACCATAATTCAACAAGACGAAGGTCAGACTTCTTCTTTAGCTGCTGCCAAATCTATTTATGAAAACCTTCCTCATCATCTCAAATCCTGCTTTGATTATATCTATATTCTTTCCCACCATTTTGGTTTGGAGAAAGGAGGAGTAGTTCGGCTTTTGTTGGCTCAAGGTCTAATACCAGAAAAACCAGGGGAGATTATGGAAGATACTGCAGCAAATATTATTCAGGAATTAATTGGTCTTGGGATTCTTCAAGAAGAATATTGTTCTTATTCTCGGATTATAGTGTCAATCTCTGAATTCCATAAAAAATCATGCCTCATTGAAGTCGAGGAGCATGATTTTGTTGCTAAAATTGCGAATTTGCCTATCCATGCATCCATTGGAAATGATGGAAAAGACCTGCCTCCTAACTTCAATGCCCTTCCAATTCGATCCTTGTTTGCAAGAGCTCTGACATCTGCATCCTGGCCTTTATATGAGTTTATAGACTTTTCTCAGGTGTATTTACAAATTGTTTGCGCGTTGCAGTTTATGTTGGTGTTGGATTTGTGGGGAGATATAGACTACTTACCTGATGAAGTGGGAGATTTGGTTCACCTCACTTATTTAGGCCTAAGGAGCACACATATAAAGAAGCTTCCGCATACTATAGGTAATCTTCAGAAACTACAAACTTTGGAGGTAGAACTTACAAATCTACACCAACTGCCTATAGAAATTCTGAATATTACACAATTGAGACACCTTCTGTTGAACAATTACCCTTCTTATGCTGGAACTAGAGTTCCAAGAGGAATTGGAACGTTGGTAAATCTTCATACATGCGCTGGTGTCCATGTTGATGCTGGCTTTGCCAGTGAATTGAGTACTTTAACCCACTTACGAAACCTTGATGTTCGGAATGCGTGTGAGGATCATGCCAGTGAGTTATTTGCAGCTATTTTTAAACTTGAAAAACTTGTCTCcctctcactgagttcagaaaatcCGTACCTTGGCACACCATTGCCTGAATTGGAATCATTTTCTCCTCCACCTCATCTTCAAGAGCTTAGTTTATGTGGTGGCCTATTTGAAATACCTAATTGGCTTGCCTCCATTGAAAACCTTACCAGTCTAGAATTAAGTAATTCTAATCTCTTGGAGAATCCATCTTCAATTCTTCAGTTTCTTCCTAAATTAAAACGTCTCGTTTTATATGAAGCCTACAAGGCAAAGATCATTGGTAAAGAGTTTTGCGAGGCAGGTGGATATCCGGAGCTGGAAACGTTGTCCATTACATCAAGGGATCTAGTGGAGTGGACTGAGATTGTAAATGGGGCTTTTCAAAGTTTGAGGAGGCTTAAGTTTGAATTTTGtcggaatttgaggtttcttccGGAAGGTTTGCAGCACATCTCTACGATTCAAGAGCTTTGTTTATGGCAATCGCATGGAGACCTAATAAGAAGATTGAGAGGTGAAGAAAATTACAAGATCAAGCATATTTCAAAATTGGATATCACTTGA